TTTAAAACTGGGATCTCTTTGAGTGTCATTAGTGCGATCGCTTTTCTTGTCAACAGTTCTAACTCATGCTGATTTTGATATAATAGCCATAATTGTTTGACATCTTAAGAGAAAAAATCATGATTAGAGCGATTAAACAGAAAGGAATTGTTGGCAGAGAAGGAAAAATAGAGCTTTATTCTACGGAACTAGAAGAAGGAACAGATGTGGATATTATTATTTTAGTATCTGATCCTGAACCCGATACAACCGAATATCTTCTTTCAACAGAAGCCAATCAGCGTGAATTATCCGAAGCTATTGACAGAATAGAAAATAAAGAAAACTTAGTGACAATTGCCGTAAAAGAATGGCGTGAAAAATATAGTATTTGATCCGAAAGCTTTTAAACAATTCAATGAATGGGCGATAGAAGACAAAAAACTCTATTAAAAAATCGTTGATTTAATTGACGACATATTGCGCCATCCCTTCTCTGGAATCGGTAAACCCGAACCCTTAAAACATCAACTCAAGGGTTATTGGTCAAGACGCATTAATGATGAACATCGCTTAGTTTATAAAATTACAGAAACAGAAATTATTATTATCAGTTGTAAATTTCATTATGACTAGGCTCAATGCGATCGCTGTTATTTTGTTGATTAAACTTTAAAATTGCCATTGCTTGGGATAGGAACGCCAAGGTCGATCGCTTTTTGGGGCAAGAGAAGGAACGATCGCATCTCTCCTAGGGTAGAACGCTGATGGCAATAGTCAACAACTTACCCGAAAAAGCTAGATTTTGTAACAAAAATTAGTATTACTTAGGGCTGTGTATAGAGAAGTTGCGAATTGTTAACCTTAGCTTTGCTAGGAAAATAAAATGTGATACTGTGACCCCAAGGCCGTGAAAAACGGCCAGGTTTTCAGTTTTTTTAAACATCAGGTCGCCACATTCTACAGCTATTTTCGCTCAAAAAAAAACGATTTTCTAGGCATTTCCATGACTTATCTTGTTGAACATCCTTCTACAACCTTTTATTCCTATACCGATACGGGGGTCGATCCCCTGAAAACCGCTCACGGAGTTTATATCACGGTTCACGGACATTTTTACCAACCACCGCGAGAAAATCCCTATCTAGACAGAATTGAACGGCAACCGAGCGCCCATCCCTTCCATAATTGGAATGAACGCATCCATCACGAGTGTTATCGTGCCAATGCTTTTGCACGCATTTACAATGACCGGGGGGAAGTAATCAAAATAGTCAATAACTACGAATATCTCAGCTTTAACATCGGGGCCACCCTAATGTCATGGATGCAATACCATGATCCCGAAGTTTACCAACGCATCCTGACAGCGGATCAAAAAAGTTGTCAACGCTTAAACGGTCATGGTAACGCCATCGCCCAGGTCTATAATCATATCATTCTGCCCCTAGCCAACAAACAGGACAAATACACCCAAATTCGCTGGGGAAAAGCCGATTTTCAGCATCGTTTCGGCCGTGATCCCGAAGGAATGTGGTTAGCGGAAACAGCCATTGATTTAGCCACAGTGACAGCTTTAATCGATGAGGGGATTAAATTCACCATTTTAGCCCCTTCCCAGGCCCTGCGCTGTCGTCCTTTCCCTAGCGACCATGATCCCCATCCCCAATGGCACGCGGTGGCCGGAGGTCAAATCGATCCCACCCGTCCCTATCGCTGTTACATCCCCGATGGTCGTTATCTGGATATTTTCTTCTACGATGGTCCAATTTCTCGGGATATGGGCTTTAATGATGTCCTAGCCAGCAGTGATTTTCTCGTCGGTCGTCTGGGACAGGCAATTAAAGGGGATCATCGTCCCTCCCAGTTAATCAGCGTCGCTACCGATGGGGAAACCTTCGGCCACCACAAACAGGGGACAGAGAAGTGTCTTAGCTATGCTTTTACGGAATCTTTCCCTAAAAACGGCTGGACAGTCACCAATTTTGCCCATTATCTCAGTATTTGCCCCCCCACTTGGGAAGTGGAATTAAAACCCGTGACCGCATGGAGTTGCTTCCATGGCGTAAATCGTTGGCAGGATGACTGTGGTTGTGGGGGAGGGGGAAATTACCAGCAAAAATGGCGTAAACCCCTGCGGGAGTCCCTAAATTGGCTCAGAGATGAGTTAATTAAGGTTTATGAGATTCAGGGACGGGAATTTTTCCGGGATCCTTGGCAGACAAGGGATGACTACATTGCAGTTATTTTAGATCGATCCCCAGACGCGATCGAACATTTCCTCGCTTTGCATCAAAGTCGCAACCTGAGTAAAAGCGAGAAAATCGATGCTTTGCGTTTATTAGAAATGCAAAGACAGGCTTTATTGATGTTTACCAGTTGTGGCTGGTTTTTTGAGGAAATTTCTCGACCTGAAGGCACGCAAATTTTGAGATATGCTGGCCGGGCCCTGGAATTAGCCGGAGAAGTGGCCGGAATTCAATTAGAAATGAATTTCCTCAGTCGTCTAGCTTTCGCTTCCAGTAACGTTAAGTTATATCAAGATGGGGCTGATGTCTATCGACAATTGGTCACTTCTGCGCGGGTGGATTTGGAACAGGTGGCGGCCCATTACGCTATTAGTTCTCTATTTACCAATTATCCCAGTCATCATCGGATTTATTGTTACAATACCCGTCAATTAGATTATCAAAAACAAGCGATCGGGTCTTTAACTTTAGCGGTGGGACAGGTGGAATTAACCTCGGAAATTACCCAAGAAAGTGAACATTTTGTCTTTGCTGTTCTACATTTAGGAGGTTGGGATTTTTACTGCTGTATTCAACCTTTTAACGGTCGGTTAATCTATACCAATCTTAAGGACCATCTCTTTGAATCTTTACAACAGGCCAGTGTCTCAACCATGATCGTAGAAATGGGGCGCGGATTGGGAGAAAACTTTTTTGCTTTACCCCATCTTTTTGCCGACGAAAGACACCGGATCATGCAGAAGGTGACAGCCGAAACTAAAAAACGTCTCGATCAATTATACACCCAAGTTTATCGGGATAATTACGGCATTTTAGCGGCTTTCCAACGGGATGAGCTGCCCGTACCTCAAGAGTTACAGGTAGCGGCCGATATTGCCATTTCTCACCGTTGTTTACAGGTGATTAATACCCTAGAAAAAGATTTTGAGCAGCGGCAAGCGACGGAAAATAATCTCGATCAATTATTGGCTATTGCTAAGGAAGCCAATCATTTACGCTGTCAATTAAATATTCCCGAAGCGCGTCAAACCTTAGAAAGTCTGCTCTGGCAATCTCTTTGGAAATTATTACACGATGGCGATCCTTTAACGGCGGAGGAGGATACTCGCTTAATCACCCGTTTAATTGAAGTTAGCCAACAATTAAACCTAGGATTATCCCTCGATCGCTCTCAGGAATTATACTATAATTATTTCCACGAGCGTCTAGTTCCTAATTGTTTGCGGTCTAATTCAATAGATGCTTCCTGTCCCTGGCCGATGACTCAATTAAAATGGTTATTACTATTAGGACAGGTGTTAAAAGTTGATGTGAGTATTTGGCTGTAAAATCAGTCAAAGGGTGGGCAATGCTCACCCTTTGATGATTAAGTAGGTTAGGCGATGATTGCCCTGAAACTCAGGTTAACCCAGAGACTAAACCCTTAGATTTATAATAGATCACAAGTCTCTCATCGAAGGTTTACATGACTATCACGCCGATTTATACCGCCTCAGCCAGCACAGTAACCCAGTATCCCGATGCTTTTGGGCGTTTTGGACGCTACGGGGGCAAATACGTCCCAGAAACCCTGATGCCAGCCTTAAGTGAACTAGAAACGGCCTATAATCAGTATAAGGACGACCCCGATTTTCAAGACGAATTAAATCAACTGCTCAAGGATTACGTCGGTAGACCTAGTCCCTTATATTTTGCCGAACGTCTCACCGCCCATTATGCCAAAGCTGACGGCACTGGGGCGCAAATTTACCTAAAACGGGAAGATTTAAACCATACCGGGGCCCACAAGATTAATAACGCCCTTGGTCAGGTTTTATTAGCCAAACGCATGGGTAAAAAGCGAATTATCGCCGAAACTGGAGCAGGACAGCACGGCGTGGCCACCGCTACGGTTTGCGCTCGTTTTGGTCTAGAATGCGTGATTTATATGGGAATTCACGACATGGAACGCCAAGAACTCAATGTTTTCCGCATGAGACTGCTTGGCGCGACGGTGCAACCCGTGGCCGCCGGGACGGGAACCCTGAAAGATGCCACCTCGGAAGCGATTCGCGACTGGGTAACTAATGTGGAAACCACTCACTACATCCTCGGTTCTGTGGCCGGTCCCCATCCCTATCCGATGATGGTACGCGATTTTCATGCGGTTATCGGTCAAG
This portion of the Microcystis aeruginosa NIES-2549 genome encodes:
- a CDS encoding Txe/YoeB family addiction module toxin, which produces MVDLIDDILRHPFSGIGKPEPLKHQLKGYWSRRINDEHRLVYKITETEIIIISCKFHYD
- a CDS encoding DUF3536 domain-containing protein produces the protein MTYLVEHPSTTFYSYTDTGVDPLKTAHGVYITVHGHFYQPPRENPYLDRIERQPSAHPFHNWNERIHHECYRANAFARIYNDRGEVIKIVNNYEYLSFNIGATLMSWMQYHDPEVYQRILTADQKSCQRLNGHGNAIAQVYNHIILPLANKQDKYTQIRWGKADFQHRFGRDPEGMWLAETAIDLATVTALIDEGIKFTILAPSQALRCRPFPSDHDPHPQWHAVAGGQIDPTRPYRCYIPDGRYLDIFFYDGPISRDMGFNDVLASSDFLVGRLGQAIKGDHRPSQLISVATDGETFGHHKQGTEKCLSYAFTESFPKNGWTVTNFAHYLSICPPTWEVELKPVTAWSCFHGVNRWQDDCGCGGGGNYQQKWRKPLRESLNWLRDELIKVYEIQGREFFRDPWQTRDDYIAVILDRSPDAIEHFLALHQSRNLSKSEKIDALRLLEMQRQALLMFTSCGWFFEEISRPEGTQILRYAGRALELAGEVAGIQLEMNFLSRLAFASSNVKLYQDGADVYRQLVTSARVDLEQVAAHYAISSLFTNYPSHHRIYCYNTRQLDYQKQAIGSLTLAVGQVELTSEITQESEHFVFAVLHLGGWDFYCCIQPFNGRLIYTNLKDHLFESLQQASVSTMIVEMGRGLGENFFALPHLFADERHRIMQKVTAETKKRLDQLYTQVYRDNYGILAAFQRDELPVPQELQVAADIAISHRCLQVINTLEKDFEQRQATENNLDQLLAIAKEANHLRCQLNIPEARQTLESLLWQSLWKLLHDGDPLTAEEDTRLITRLIEVSQQLNLGLSLDRSQELYYNYFHERLVPNCLRSNSIDASCPWPMTQLKWLLLLGQVLKVDVSIWL
- the trpB gene encoding tryptophan synthase subunit beta; the encoded protein is MTITPIYTASASTVTQYPDAFGRFGRYGGKYVPETLMPALSELETAYNQYKDDPDFQDELNQLLKDYVGRPSPLYFAERLTAHYAKADGTGAQIYLKREDLNHTGAHKINNALGQVLLAKRMGKKRIIAETGAGQHGVATATVCARFGLECVIYMGIHDMERQELNVFRMRLLGATVQPVAAGTGTLKDATSEAIRDWVTNVETTHYILGSVAGPHPYPMMVRDFHAVIGQETRQQSLEKWGGLPDILLACVGGGSNAMGLFHEFVKEAAVRLIGVEAAGESIASGKHAATLTQGQPGVLHGAMSYLLQDNEGQVIEAHSISAGLDYPGVGPEHSFLKDSGRAEYYSVTDKEALEAFQRVSRLEGIIPALETAHALAYLETLCPQVTGSPRIVINFSGRGDKDVQSVAKYLSMNG